In Macadamia integrifolia cultivar HAES 741 chromosome 12, SCU_Mint_v3, whole genome shotgun sequence, the following are encoded in one genomic region:
- the LOC122058480 gene encoding dnaJ protein homolog, whose protein sequence is MFGRAPKKSDNTKYYEILGVSKNASQDDLKKAYKKAAIKNHPDKGGDPEKFKELAQAYEVLSDPEKREIYDEYGEDALKEGMGGGAGAHDPFDIFQSFFGGSPFGGGGSSRGRRQRRGEDVIHPLKVSLEDLYSGTSKKLSLSRNVICSKCKGKGSKSGASMKCSGCQGSGMKVSIRQLGPGMIQQMQHACNECKGTGETINDKDRCPQCKGEKVVQEKKVMDVIVEKGMQNGQKITFPGEADEAPDTITGDIVFVLQQKEHPKFKRKGDDLFYEHTLSLTEALCGFHFILTHLDGRQLLIKSNPGEIVKPDQFKAINEEGMPMYQRPFMKGKLYIHFTVEFPDSLTPEQCKALEAVLPLRTSIELTDMELDECEETTLHDVNIEDEMRRKQAQAQAQEAYEEDEDLHGGGPQRVQCAQQ, encoded by the exons ATGTTTGGTCGGGCGCCCAAGAAGAGCGATAACACTAAGTACTATGAGATCCTGGGTGTATCAAAAAATGCTTCACAGGATGATCTGAAGAAGGCTTACAAGAAGGCAGCCATCAAAAACCATCCCGACAAAGGTGGAGACCCTGAGAAG TTCAAGGAATTGGCTCAAGCATATGAGGTTTTGAGCGATCCTGAGAAGCGTGAAATCTATGATGAATATGGAGAGGATGCGCTCAAGGAAGGAATGGGTGGAGGAGCAGGTGCCCATGACCCATTTGACATATTCCAGTCATTCTTTGGTGGCAGCCCGTTTGGAG GTGGTGGAAGCAGCAGAGGCCGAAGACAGAGAAGGGGTGAGGATGTTATCCATCCCCTCAAAGTCTCTCTGGAGGATCTGTACAGTGGAACTTCCAAGAAGCTTTCTCTCTCCAGGAATGTGATATGCTCCAAGTGTAAGGG TAAAGGGTCGAAATCTGGTGCTTCCATGAAATGTTCTGGTTGTCAAGGATCTGGTATGAAGGTGTCAATCAGACAACTTGGTCCCGGTATGATCCAGCAGATGCAGCACGCTTGTAATGAGTGTAAGGGCACAGGGGAGACCATCAATGACAAGGACCGATGCCCTCAGTGTAAAGGTGAGAAGGTTGTACAGGAGAAGAAGGTGATGGATGTCATTGTTGAGAAGGGAATGCAAAATGGACAGAAGATTACTTTCCCAGGGGAAGCAGATGAAGCG CCTGATACCATAACAGGAGACATAGTCTTTGTTCTACAGCAGAAGGAGCATCCTAAGTTCAAGAGAAAGGGGGATGACCTGTTCTATGAGCACACATTGTCCCTCACTGAAGCTCTTTGTGGGTTCCACTTTATATTGACTCACTTGGATGGTAGGCAGCTCCTCATAAAATCTAACCCTGGAGAAATTGTCAAACCAG ATCAATTCAAGGCGATAAACGAAGAGGGTATGCCGATGTACCAAAGGCCTTTTATGAAGGGCAAACTGTATATCCACTTTACAGTGGAGTTCCCTGATTCCTTGACACCTGAACAATGCAAGGCACTAGAGGCTGTTCTCCCACTAAGAACATCAATAGAGCTAACGGACATGGAGCTGGATGAGTGTGAGGAGACTACTTTGCATGATGTCAACATTGAGGATGAGATGCGGAGGAAGCAGGCACAGGCCCAGGCTCAAGAGGCCTATGAAGAAGATGAGGACTTACATGGTGGTGGTCCACAAAGGGTCCAGTGTGCTCAACAGTGA
- the LOC122094778 gene encoding probable receptor-like protein kinase At1g49730 yields the protein MVKVAVVISFNPSYNFWFNLIDISQLHFLRHFSNKNIKRATAGFRIVANLSSGPVYRAKFQDGLMAMVKEVKTFPQGKAAFYKEVQLLGHLHHCHLVGLRGFSTGRERFLVFEYTERGSLKEHLTDPLKTPLTWKTRLLIVTGVAAALEYLYFFCNPPIYHVSINSSNVLLDENFNAKLSDVGLLGSRGNHIGKSHLLCSRECMDQECRNIIFQLGVLILELITGQPSEEDGTDLLVQWVQDSNFLRSMHKIVDPALGNTYDSIELRTLLIVARLCTKTDGNPKFSMQQILWYLQRKAD from the exons ATGGTGAAAGTAGcg GTTGTGATTAGTTTTAATCCTTCATACAATTTCTGGTTTAACTTGATTGATATCA GCCAATTACACTTTCTCAGGCACTTCTCAAACAAGAATATAAAGAGGGCTACAGCTGGTTTCAGAATCGTTGCTAACCTTTCTAGTGGTCCAGTTTATAGAGCGAAATTTCAAGATGGCCTCATggccatggtaaaagaagtgaaaactTTTCCTCAAGGAAAGGCTGCCTTTTATAAGGAGGTGCAACTCTTGGGGCACTTGCATCATTGCCACCTTGTTGGACTCAGAGGGTTTTCCACAGGACGTGAGAG ATTTCTCGTGTTCGAATACACCGAAAGGGGTAGCCTGAAGGAACATCTTACTG ACCCTCTTAAGACTCCCTTGACCTGGAAGACGAGGCTGCTGATAGTCACTGGAGTTGCAGCTGCATTG GAATACTTGTATTTCTTCTGTAACCCACCTATCTATCATGTGTCCATCAATTCAAGTAATGTTTTGCTGGACGAGAATTTCAATGCGAAG CTCTCTGATGTTGGCCTTCTTGGCTCTCGTGGAAATCACATTGGCAAGTCTCATCTGTTATGTTCCAGAG AGTGCATGGATCAGGAATGCAGAAACATAATCTTCCAGCTTGGAGTGCTAATTCTTGAGCTAATAACTGGTCAACCTTCAGAGGAGGATGGTACTGACTTATTAGTCCAGTGGGTCCAGGATTCTAACTTTCTCAGATCCATGCATAAGATTGTAGACCCAGCCCTTGGAAATACTTATGATTCTATAGAGCTTAGAACTCTTCTAATTGTAGCAAGATTGTGTACCAAAACTGATGGCAACCCAAAATTTTCCATGCAACAGATACTTTGGTATCTCCAAAGAAAG GCCGACTAG
- the LOC122094779 gene encoding mavicyanin-like — translation MNSQCGRLVILVIAVAWWLPWADGLQQRVGDSIWSIPAYRDFYTNWSSSQSFQIGDTLVFDFQSDFHNVLQVSRIEYEDCTADNPFQSFWYGPATVPLVQVGVYYFICSVGNYCVLGQKVSVTVHPTSPTLPSPPPSPSPPPLPPPPTSAPSPPPSPLPPPPTSAPSP, via the exons ATGAATTCACAATGTGGCAGGCTCGTAATATTGGTGATTGCAGTTGCTTGGTGGCTACCATGGGCAGATGGGTTGCAGCAGAGAGTGGGAGATTCTATATGGTCTATTCCAGCATACAGAGATTTCTATACTAACTGGTCCTCTTCCCAATCCTTCCAAATAGGGGACACTCTAG TTTTCGATTTCCAATCCGACTTCCACAACGTACTTCAAGTATCAAGAATCGAGTACGAGGATTGCACCGCCGATAACCCGTTTCAGTCCTTTTGGTACGGTCCGGCCACCGTTCCTTTGGTCCAAGTAGGCGTCTACTACTTCATCTGTAGCGTCGGAAACTACTGTGTTCTTGGACAAAAGGTCTCTGTTACAGTCCACCCCACTTCACCAACTCTACCATCGCCAccgccatcgccatcgccacCGCCGTTACCTCCGCCGCCTACATCGGCTCCTTCGCCACCGCCATCGCCATTACCTCCGCCGCCTACATCGGCGCCTTCGCCTTAA
- the LOC122058307 gene encoding putative phosphatidylglycerol/phosphatidylinositol transfer protein DDB_G0282179, translating to MELVQFKFVFPLFFAAFLLIPSIQAKEVRYCDRKGNYAVAVSEVEMSPDPVVRGQPATFSIMASTDEAISGGNVVIDVSYFGVHIHKETHDLCEETSCPISAGDFVLSHSQVLPGYTPPGSYTLKMIMNNAEGNELTCVSFDFRIGIGSSVADI from the exons ATGGAGCTAGTTCAGTTCAAGTTCGTCTTTCCACTTTTTTTCGCTGCTTTTCTGCTCATCCCATCGATTCAAGCCAAAGAAGTTCGCTATTGTG ATAGGAAAGGTAATTATGCCGTTGCAGTGTCTGAAGTTGAGATGTCTCCAGACCCTGTGGTGAGAGGCCAGCCTGCTACCTTCAGCATCATGGCATCTACAG ATGAAGCTATCTCTGGTGGGAATGTAGTTATTGATGTTTCTTACTTTGGGGTGCACATCCACAAGGAGACCCATGACCTTTGTGAGGAAACATCATGCCCGATTTCAGCAGGAGATTTTGTGCTTTCTCACTCACAAGTCTTACCAGGATACACTCCACCG GGTTCCTACACACTGAAGATGATAATGAATAATGCTGAAGGGAATGAGTTGACTTGTGTTAGCTTTGATTTCCGCATCGGGATAGGTTCATCAGTGGCTGATATCTAA